Proteins co-encoded in one Gossypium arboreum isolate Shixiya-1 chromosome 11, ASM2569848v2, whole genome shotgun sequence genomic window:
- the LOC108480125 gene encoding SH2 domain-containing protein A-like isoform X1, with protein MGQNNQIIGEDDYILLKDFEVETEVDEEKGFILCFWVYIFNSNAFPSTILKQVYAETNSSPPLLVLNEKTLMIFPLTCLLNEALGPGNTDFPSEDPKVSAEIEHPQNNWIHVGYEVSSDFVRLYINGEIAGELHLSSLSNDNSMPNGSRKRTLFGITGDSNLQGFIHDAKVLPSTLSIKEQYVKDPPLRLSIDESSISDIEEDNGFWNIVGGKASCRRIFSLDVVLLNTFGQPVNKELEVVASLLYAHNRLPVEKTNDEEPPLLASCDGIEFASCDRPCKLSKGRASFKLKISKLSSKCDNRQFCIKFGVSKLEGYRFLEDFSPSIRCISRNRTPRTSTIIWKKVSAVHPVNGSQPFGLDDSSCEPKHNTVHEAKLSPTSKRVRLGEAKISAVDQHSEECNSLASKQNQVENGFGSRLEARPENFEEMNTSLSDSESTGARDSALKSVSSRGHSVPDVTIFRYCLGGLTDRSLLLKEIATTVSDEEISGFAEQVSLYSGCSHHRHQIKMAKRLIDEGTVAWNLISQNNLQVQWESAVFEIEEQFMKIASCSSRSLTQQDFELLRKIAGCQEYMAQENFEKMWCWLYPVAYTLSSDWVNAMWNSTSPKWIEGFITKEEAELSLQGSRGLQEPGTFILRFPTSRSWPHPDAGNLVVTYVGTDYSLHHKLLSLDNVYSSGVREKNVKVKPLQDMLLEEPELSRLGRIMRRH; from the exons ATGGGTCAGAATAATCAGATAATAGGAGAAGATGATTacattttgttgaaggatttcGAAGTGGAAACTGAAGTTGATGAAGAAAAGGGTTTTATACTATGTTTCTGGGTTTATATTTTCAACTCTAATGCCTTTCCTTCCACCATTCTTAAACAG GTATATGCAGAGACTAACAGCAGTCCTCCTTTACTTGTTCTTAATGAAAAgacattgatgatttttccattGACTTGTCTACTCAATGAAGCTCTTGGTCCTGGAAACACTGATTTTCCTTCAGAAGATCCTAAAGTGTCCGCAGAGATTGAACACCCTCAAAACAACTGGATACATGTTGGATATGAG GTTTCTTCTGATTTTGTGCGGCTTTACATTAATGGCGAGATTGCAGGAGAGCTGCATCTCTCGTCCTTGTCAAATGACAACTCCATGCCAAATGGTTCTAGGAAGAGGACATTATTTGGTATTACTGGTGATAGTAATTTGCAGGGCTTTATCCATGATGCAAAAGTCTTGCCTTCAACCTTGTCTATAAAGGAGCAGTATGTTAAG GATCCACCTCTAAGGTTGTCAATTGATGAGTCTTCCATCTCTGATATTGAAGAAGACAATGGCTTTTGGAATATTGTTGGTGGCAAG GCATCTTGCCGCAGGATATTTTCCTTGGATGTTGTTCTATTGAACACCTTTGGCCAACCAGTAAACAAGGAACTAGAG GTTGTTGCGTCACTTTTGTATGCTCATAACCGGTTACCTGTAGAGAAGACAAATGATGAAGAACCTCCTCTTCTAGCTAGCTGTGATGGAATTGAATTTGCCTCTTGCGATCGACCTTGTAAACTATCAAAAGGCCGAGCTTCCTTTAAGCTGAAGATCTCGAAG CTCTCGTCCAAGTGTGATAATAGGCAGTTCTGCATTAAGTTTGGTGTATCAAAATTGGAGGGATATCGTTTCCTTGAGGACTTCTCCCCTTCAATTCGGTGCATCTCTCGCAATCGTACTCCAAGGACATCTACTATTATTTGGAAAAAAGTCTCTGCAGTTCATCCAGTCAATGGATCTCAACCATTTGGCTTAGATGATAGTTCTTGTGAACCTAAGCACAATACTGTACATGAAGCAAAACTCAGTCCAACATCAAAGAGGGTTAGATTGGGAGAAGCAAAGATTTCTGCAGTTGACCAACACAGCGAAGAATGCAATTCTCTTGCCTCGAAGCAGAATCAG GTTGAGAATGGTTTTGGGTCAAGATTGGAGGCAAGGCCTGAGAATTTTGAAGAAATGAATACTTCCCTATCCGATTCAGAGAGCACTGGGGCCCGAGATTCAGCTTTAAAGAGTGTGTCAAGCAGGGGACATTCGGTTCCGGATGTAACAATTTTTAGGTACTGCCTGGGGGGCTTGACTGATAGGTCTCTTTTGCTCAAGGAAATTGCAACAACTGTTTCGGATGAAGAAATTTCAGGATTCGCAGAACAGGTTTCCTTGTACTCCGGATGTTCTCACCATAG GCATCAAATAAAAATGGCAAAGAGATTGATAGACGAGGGAACGGTAGCCTGGAATTTGATATCACAAAACAACCTTCAAGTTCAATGGGAGAGTGCAGTTTTTGAGATCGAAGAGCAATTCATGAAGATTGCTTCCTGCTCATCTAGATCTCTTACCCAACAG GACTTTGAGCTTCTGCGGAAAATTGCGGGATGCCAAGAATACATGGCCCAGGAAAACTTTGAGAAGATGTGGTGTTGGTTATACCCTGTAGCTTATACATTATCTAGTGACTGGGTAAATGCAATGTGGAATTCTACATCTCCAAAGTGGATAGAAGGATTTATAACCAAGGAAGAAGCTGAACTCTCACTTCAAGGTTCCAGAGGCCTGCAAGAGCCTGGGACATTTATACTTAGGTTTCCTACTTCTAGGAGTTGGCCCCACCCCGATGCCGGTAACTTAGTTGTGACATATGTTGGCACTGATTACAGTCTTCACCACAAGCTGCTTTCCCTTGATAATGTATATAG TTCTGGAGTACGGGAAAAGAATGTCAAAGTAAAACCATTGCAAGATATGCTATTGGAAGAACCCGAGCTTTCTAGATTAGGAAG GATAATGAGACGCCACTGA
- the LOC108481516 gene encoding probable purine permease 11 encodes MSFDAIAEPQTPHPEESTTTTTDQPPIFSPDNRWKWWLLIALNILFLLAGQSAAVLLTKFYFNNGGKSKWMASLMQTAGFPLLYLPLLFFPSFNKQSPSSSNNITHYVVYFSLGCLLAIDNFMYTVGVKPLSISTYSLLCASQLVFNAIFSVVINSEKLGILTLNSIIFITVSASMVAIHPDSSETKRDEKNPVRKNEHTIGFISTVGASAGYALFLSLTQFSFDKILKKDTFSVVFEMQIYTSLVSSFVCFLGLFLSLEFKDLKSEMEKFDEGKVIYVVSLIGIALAWQICTVGVVGLIYLVSSLFSNVVSMLSLPFVPVVGVLLYKEKMDAIKVLAMLFTLWGFASYIYQQYLDDKKSKKKESEEIEDSKPEV; translated from the coding sequence ATGTCCTTCGATGCCATTGCAGAACCTCAAACACCTCATCCAGAGGAATCAACCACCACCACCACCGATCAACCTCCAATATTCAGCCCTGACAACCGCTGGAAATGGTGGCTTCTAATAGCACTCAACATCTTATTCCTCCTCGCCGGTCAATCTGCAGCCGTTCTATTAACCAAATTCTACTTCAACAATGGAGGAAAAAGTAAATGGATGGCATCTCTCATGCAAACAGCTGGTTTCCCTCTCCTTTACCTCCCACTTCTCTTCTTCCCTTCCTTTAACAAGCAGTCTCCAAGCTCCTCCAACAACATAACCCATTATGTGGTCTACTTTTCCCTCGGTTGTCTGCTAGCCATTGATAATTTCATGTATACAGTTGGCGTTAAACCACTTTCCATTTCAACATATTCCCTTCTTTGTGCAAGCCAATTGGTATTCAACGCCATCTTTTCGGTGGTTATCAACTCCGAAAAGCTCGGTATCCTAACGCTTAACTCGATCATCTTCATTACCGTATCAGCTTCAATGGTTGCAATTCATCCCGACAGTTCTGAGACCAAAAGAGATGAGAAAAATCCAGTAAGAAAGAATGAACACACTATTGGGTTTATATCAACAGTTGGTGCTTCTGCAGGCTATGCTTTATTTCTGTCTCTAACACAGTTCTCATTTGACAAAATACTGAAAAAGGACACATTTAGTGTTGTGTTTGAAATGCAGATTTACACTTCATTGGTTTCGAGTTTCGTTTGCTTTTTGGGGTTGTTTTTGAGTTTGGAATTCAAGGATTTAAAGTCCGAAATGGAGAAATTTGATGAAGGGAAGGTGATTTATGTAGTGAGTTTGATTGGAATAGCTTTGGCATGGCAGATTTGTACAGTGGGAGTAGTGGGATTGATCTATTTGGTGTCATCTTTGTTCTCAAATGTTGTGAGTATGCTTAGTTTGCCATTTGTTCCAGTTGTTGGTGTTCTGCTTTATAAGGAGAAAATGGATGCAATTAAGGTATTGGCAATGTTGTTCACTCTTTGGGGATTTGCTTCTTATATCTACCAACAATATCTTGATGATAAGAAGTCAAAGAAAAAGGAATCCGAAGAAATCGAAGATTCCAAACCTGAAGTTTAA
- the LOC108480125 gene encoding SH2 domain-containing protein A-like isoform X2, whose protein sequence is MGQNNQIIGEDDYILLKDFEVETEVDEEKGFILCFWVYIFNSNAFPSTILKQVYAETNSSPPLLVLNEKTLMIFPLTCLLNEALGPGNTDFPSEDPKVSAEIEHPQNNWIHVGYEVSSDFVRLYINGEIAGELHLSSLSNDNSMPNGSRKRTLFGITGDSNLQGFIHDAKVLPSTLSIKEQYVKDPPLRLSIDESSISDIEEDNGFWNIVGGKASCRRIFSLDVVLLNTFGQPVNKELEVVASLLYAHNRLPVEKTNDEEPPLLASCDGIEFASCDRPCKLSKGRASFKLKISKLSSKCDNRQFCIKFGVSKLEGYRFLEDFSPSIRCISRNRTPRTSTIIWKKVSAVHPVNGSQPFGLDDSSCEPKHNTVHEAKLSPTSKRVRLGEAKISAVDQHSEECNSLASKQNQVENGFGSRLEARPENFEEMNTSLSDSESTGARDSALKSVSSRGHSVPDVTIFRYCLGGLTDRSLLLKEIATTVSDEEISGFAEQVSLYSGCSHHRHQIKMAKRLIDEGTVAWNLISQNNLQVQWESAVFEIEEQFMKIASCSSRSLTQQLSEGSNSEGALYAQY, encoded by the exons ATGGGTCAGAATAATCAGATAATAGGAGAAGATGATTacattttgttgaaggatttcGAAGTGGAAACTGAAGTTGATGAAGAAAAGGGTTTTATACTATGTTTCTGGGTTTATATTTTCAACTCTAATGCCTTTCCTTCCACCATTCTTAAACAG GTATATGCAGAGACTAACAGCAGTCCTCCTTTACTTGTTCTTAATGAAAAgacattgatgatttttccattGACTTGTCTACTCAATGAAGCTCTTGGTCCTGGAAACACTGATTTTCCTTCAGAAGATCCTAAAGTGTCCGCAGAGATTGAACACCCTCAAAACAACTGGATACATGTTGGATATGAG GTTTCTTCTGATTTTGTGCGGCTTTACATTAATGGCGAGATTGCAGGAGAGCTGCATCTCTCGTCCTTGTCAAATGACAACTCCATGCCAAATGGTTCTAGGAAGAGGACATTATTTGGTATTACTGGTGATAGTAATTTGCAGGGCTTTATCCATGATGCAAAAGTCTTGCCTTCAACCTTGTCTATAAAGGAGCAGTATGTTAAG GATCCACCTCTAAGGTTGTCAATTGATGAGTCTTCCATCTCTGATATTGAAGAAGACAATGGCTTTTGGAATATTGTTGGTGGCAAG GCATCTTGCCGCAGGATATTTTCCTTGGATGTTGTTCTATTGAACACCTTTGGCCAACCAGTAAACAAGGAACTAGAG GTTGTTGCGTCACTTTTGTATGCTCATAACCGGTTACCTGTAGAGAAGACAAATGATGAAGAACCTCCTCTTCTAGCTAGCTGTGATGGAATTGAATTTGCCTCTTGCGATCGACCTTGTAAACTATCAAAAGGCCGAGCTTCCTTTAAGCTGAAGATCTCGAAG CTCTCGTCCAAGTGTGATAATAGGCAGTTCTGCATTAAGTTTGGTGTATCAAAATTGGAGGGATATCGTTTCCTTGAGGACTTCTCCCCTTCAATTCGGTGCATCTCTCGCAATCGTACTCCAAGGACATCTACTATTATTTGGAAAAAAGTCTCTGCAGTTCATCCAGTCAATGGATCTCAACCATTTGGCTTAGATGATAGTTCTTGTGAACCTAAGCACAATACTGTACATGAAGCAAAACTCAGTCCAACATCAAAGAGGGTTAGATTGGGAGAAGCAAAGATTTCTGCAGTTGACCAACACAGCGAAGAATGCAATTCTCTTGCCTCGAAGCAGAATCAG GTTGAGAATGGTTTTGGGTCAAGATTGGAGGCAAGGCCTGAGAATTTTGAAGAAATGAATACTTCCCTATCCGATTCAGAGAGCACTGGGGCCCGAGATTCAGCTTTAAAGAGTGTGTCAAGCAGGGGACATTCGGTTCCGGATGTAACAATTTTTAGGTACTGCCTGGGGGGCTTGACTGATAGGTCTCTTTTGCTCAAGGAAATTGCAACAACTGTTTCGGATGAAGAAATTTCAGGATTCGCAGAACAGGTTTCCTTGTACTCCGGATGTTCTCACCATAG GCATCAAATAAAAATGGCAAAGAGATTGATAGACGAGGGAACGGTAGCCTGGAATTTGATATCACAAAACAACCTTCAAGTTCAATGGGAGAGTGCAGTTTTTGAGATCGAAGAGCAATTCATGAAGATTGCTTCCTGCTCATCTAGATCTCTTACCCAACAG CTATCAGAGGGAAGTAACAGCGAAGGGGCTTTATATGCACAGTATTGA